A window of Exiguobacterium sp. Helios genomic DNA:
TTTTTCAGTTAAACTAATTATTTGTTTTACATTTTGCCTCCATATAATTCCGTGGAAAATGTTTTTAGAAATAAAATTTTTAGCACTATTTGAAAAATCCGCATGATTGTCTATATATAGTTTTACTTGAGGATTTTTCTGACAATATTCCCTGATAATCTTTAAATCTAAAAATTGCGATCCATGAACAAAAATTATATCAGGATTAGATTCATTGATATATCTTTCGGTGTTTTTATACAATTTTAATTTTTTAGAAAAAATTATATTTTTGTACTCCAATCTAGTCACTTTAATGTTATCTTCATTTAAATATTCTCTAAACTCTCCCTCATTTGTTTTCTCTCCGTTTTCATCAAAGTTCTCTTGAGATGCTATAATTTCTACATCATACCCCATTTTTTTATGATACCTTGGTAATAAATTTTCTTGATACGAATGATTATCTATATAAAAACACGAAAGGCAAACATGAAGAATTTTAATATTATTCATTCCTCTCATCAATTATTTTTAATACTTCTTCTAAATTATTTGTATAGTCTGCTATAGCATAAATATTCTCTTCACTAAATTCCCACCATTTTGAATTTTTAAGCTTCAGAATAGTTGAATCAGAAAATCTTTTTTTAATTAAACGAGCTGGATTTCCTGCCCATATCTCGTATTCTCCTACATTTTTTGTAACAACAGATCCCATTCCTACAATTGCTCCATCACCAATTCTAACCCCGGACTTAACGAGCACATTGTTTCCAATCCATACATCATTTCCGATGTAAGTATTTGAATAACTATTAAATTTATTTTCAGAAAAATTTTTATTAAGTATATTTTTACCATCGTAAAAAACCGGAGAAGATGACAACCAATCAATAGGATGACTTGCTCCACCTATAATACAATTATTTGCTATTGAACAAAATGAACCTATTTCAGAGTTAACGATAATACAGTCATTTCCAATATATGAATATTTATCCATTTTTAAATTAATAATATTGTTTCCTCTACCAATTTTAGATTTTTTATCAATCGTACTTGACTTTACTGAACTAATTCTCAACTTACTAATAAATTTTGAAAGGTAATATTTCATTTTTACTTTTTCCAAACATTTCTATTGACGTAATCTGTATATGAAATAATTATTTTTACTACTTTATCTGAAACATTCACAATATTATAATCTGAAACAATTCGGGAAGGTTTATGTACAGATTCTTCTATTATTTTTAATCCTCTCATTATATTATTTGACTCTAATCCAGTCATTATAACGCTAGCTTCTTCCATAGCTTCAGGTCTTTCATGAGCTTCTCTAATATTTAAAGATTTAAGATTTAAAATTGATGTCTCTTCACTTATTGTTCCACTGTCACTTAGAACTGCTTTTGCTCCTTGCTGCAACTTAATATAGTCATTGAAACCTAGGGGTTTAATTAAAATAATTTTTTCATTAAGTATGAAATCTTCTTGTTCAATCATTTTCATAGTTCTTGGATGCGCACTAAAAATAATTGGATACTTATAAGAGATAGCAATAGTATTTAAGGAGTCGATTAATTTTTTAAAGTTAGTTACAGAGTTAATATTCTCTTCTCTATGTGCTGAAACTACAAAGTACTGATTACTGGTTAATTTTAAGGTGGTTAAAATTGAAGAATTTTCAATACTAATTTTTCTGGAATTCAAAACTTCATACATAGGGCTTCCAGTTTTAATTATCCGATCAGCAGGTAATCCTTCTCTGAGTAGATACTCTCTCGCAATATCACTATAAGTTAGATTAATATCTGAAATATGATCTACAATTTTACGATTTGTTTCTTCAGGTACACGTTGATCAAAACAACGGTTTCCTGCTTCCATATGAAAAATCGGGATTTTACGTTTTTTTGCAGCAATTGCACAAAGACAACTGTTTGTATCACCCAAAATTAAAACTGCTTCAGGCTGTACTTCTTCTAAAATCGGATCAATGGCGATTAAAATATTTCCTATAGTCTCAACTGCTGTACCATTTGCAGCGTTTAAAAAGTAGTCAGGTTTTCGTAAATTGAAATCCTCAAAAAATACTTCGTTTAGTTCATAATCATAGTTTTGACCCGTATGTACTAATACATGTTCAATTGCTTCAGATTCTTCTAATTTGTTAATTACAGCTGATAGGCGGATAATCTCCGGACGCGTTCCAACAATCGTCATGACTTTTAATTTGTTCATTTTATGACCTCATT
This region includes:
- a CDS encoding CatB-related O-acetyltransferase is translated as MKYYLSKFISKLRISSVKSSTIDKKSKIGRGNNIINLKMDKYSYIGNDCIIVNSEIGSFCSIANNCIIGGASHPIDWLSSSPVFYDGKNILNKNFSENKFNSYSNTYIGNDVWIGNNVLVKSGVRIGDGAIVGMGSVVTKNVGEYEIWAGNPARLIKKRFSDSTILKLKNSKWWEFSEENIYAIADYTNNLEEVLKIIDERNE
- the wecB gene encoding non-hydrolyzing UDP-N-acetylglucosamine 2-epimerase — its product is MNKLKVMTIVGTRPEIIRLSAVINKLEESEAIEHVLVHTGQNYDYELNEVFFEDFNLRKPDYFLNAANGTAVETIGNILIAIDPILEEVQPEAVLILGDTNSCLCAIAAKKRKIPIFHMEAGNRCFDQRVPEETNRKIVDHISDINLTYSDIAREYLLREGLPADRIIKTGSPMYEVLNSRKISIENSSILTTLKLTSNQYFVVSAHREENINSVTNFKKLIDSLNTIAISYKYPIIFSAHPRTMKMIEQEDFILNEKIILIKPLGFNDYIKLQQGAKAVLSDSGTISEETSILNLKSLNIREAHERPEAMEEASVIMTGLESNNIMRGLKIIEESVHKPSRIVSDYNIVNVSDKVVKIIISYTDYVNRNVWKK